In the genome of Labrus mixtus chromosome 21, fLabMix1.1, whole genome shotgun sequence, one region contains:
- the LOC132955239 gene encoding ER lumen protein-retaining receptor 2: MNIFRLTGDLSHLAAIIILLLKIWKTRSCAGISGKSQVLFALVFTTRYLDLLTAFISLYNTSMKVIYIGCAYATVYLIYLKFKATYDGNHDTFRVEFLVVPVGGLAFLVNHDFSPLEILWTFSIYLESVAILPQLFMISKTGEAETITTHYLFFLGLYRALYLINWIWRFYFEGFFDMIAIVAGVVQTILYCDFFYLYVTKVLKGKKLSLPA; encoded by the exons atgaacattttcaggctAACCGGCGATCTCTCTCACCTAGCAGCCATCATCATCCTGCTGCTCAAAATATGGAAAACCAGGTCGTGTGCCG GTATTTCTGGGAAAAGTCAGGTCCTGTTCGCCTTAGTGTTCACCACTCGCTACCTGGACCTGCTCACCGCCTTCATCTCTCTCTACAACACCAGCATGAAG gTCATCTACATCGGATGTGCGTACGCCACCGTGTACCTGATCTACCTGAAGTTCAAGGCCACTTATGATGGGAACCACGACACGTTCAGAGTGGAGTTCCTGGTCGTCCCTGTCGGTGGCCTGGCTTTCCTGGTTAACCACGACTTCTCTCCCCTGGAG ATTCTGTGGACGTTCTCCATCTACCTGGAGTCGGTGGCCATCCTGCCCCAGCTCTTCATGATCAGTAAGACGGGTGAGGCGGAGACCATCACCACCCACTACCTGTTCTTCCTGGGACTCTACAGAGCGCTTTACCTCATCAACTGGATATGGAGGTTCTACTTCGAGGGCTTCTTCGACATGATCGCCATCGTCGCTGGGGTGGTGCAGACCATCCTCTACTGCGACTTCTTCTATTTGTATGTAACTAAAG TTCTGAAAGGGAAGAAGCTGAGTCTGCCAGCTTAA
- the mettl9 gene encoding methyltransferase-like protein 9 isoform X2, giving the protein MWTGKYVRSPLVRSLFANMGSESEAAAVDSQEWYRCYPDMLGESVQPLFIQSHLDSGTKAFLKKSVEKSGWMFTQLYHSFVSTVLSPLVSRTSINGFLGRGSMFVFSQEQFRRLLHIGPEWRAERLLDLGAGDGGVTEVMGAHFREVYATEVSAPMKWHLQRRNYKLLGIDEWQQAGFQYDVVSCLNLLDRCDDPLHLLEDIRRTLVPNTGRLILAAVLPFQPYVEVGGRWQRPREHLKVKGKTWEEQVTNMSNEVFRRAGFEVESVTRLPYLCEGDMYNDYYVLDDAVFVLKASEETTVSVY; this is encoded by the exons ATGTGGACCGGGAAGTACGTCCGCAGTCCGCTGGTCCGCTCTCTGTTCGCCAACATGGGGAGCGAGAGCGAAGCGGCTGCCGTCGACTCTCAGGAG TGGTACCGGTGCTATCCTGACATGCTTGGAGAATCTGTTCAGCCGCTGTTCATCCAGAGCCACCTGGACTCAGGCACTAAAGCTTTCCTGAAGAAGAGCGTGGAGAAGTCCGGCTGGATGTTCACTCAGCTTTATCACTCGTTTGTCTCCACCGTCCTCAGCCCTTTGGTCTCCCGAACCTCCATCAACGG GTTTCTGGGTCGTGGCTCCATGTTCGTGTTCTCTCAGGAGCAGTTCAGGCGGCTGCTCCATATCGGCCCCGAGTGGAGAGCTGAGAGACTGCTGGACCTCGGAGCCGGGGACGGAGGCGTCACTGAGGTGATGGGAGCTCATTTTAGAGAAGTCTATGCGACTGAGGTCTCAGCTCCCATGAAGTGGCATCTTCAGAGGAGGAATTACAA ACTGCTGGGTATAGACGAGTGGCAGCAGGCGGGTTTCCAGTATGACGTGGTCAGCTGTCTGAACCTGCTGGACCGCTGTGACGATCCTCTTCACCTCCTGGAGGACATCAGGCGGACGCTTGTTCCCAACACGGGACGACTCATCCTGGCTGCGGTGCTTCCCTTCCAGCCTTACGTGGAAGTCG GAGGAAGATGGCAGCGTCCGAGAGAGCACCTCAAAGTAAAAGGAAAAACGTGGGAGGAGCAAGTCACCAACATGTCCAATGAGGTCTTCCGGAGGGCAGGGTTTGAGGTGGAGTCTGTGACGCGGTTGCCTTACCTCTGTGAAGGAGACATGTACAACGATTACTACGTTCTCGATGATGCTGTTTTTGTTCTCAAGGCCTCGGAGGAGACCACGGTGTCTGTTTACTGA
- the mettl9 gene encoding methyltransferase-like protein 9 isoform X1: MCHLQLRTLIFVAWVLGYIAFLLSIRRMWTGKYVRSPLVRSLFANMGSESEAAAVDSQEWYRCYPDMLGESVQPLFIQSHLDSGTKAFLKKSVEKSGWMFTQLYHSFVSTVLSPLVSRTSINGFLGRGSMFVFSQEQFRRLLHIGPEWRAERLLDLGAGDGGVTEVMGAHFREVYATEVSAPMKWHLQRRNYKLLGIDEWQQAGFQYDVVSCLNLLDRCDDPLHLLEDIRRTLVPNTGRLILAAVLPFQPYVEVGGRWQRPREHLKVKGKTWEEQVTNMSNEVFRRAGFEVESVTRLPYLCEGDMYNDYYVLDDAVFVLKASEETTVSVY; this comes from the exons ATGTGTCATCTACAGCTGAGGACTTTGATTTTTGTAGCCTGGGTTCTGGGATACATCGCCTTCCTGCTGTCCATCAGGAGGATGTGGACCGGGAAGTACGTCCGCAGTCCGCTGGTCCGCTCTCTGTTCGCCAACATGGGGAGCGAGAGCGAAGCGGCTGCCGTCGACTCTCAGGAG TGGTACCGGTGCTATCCTGACATGCTTGGAGAATCTGTTCAGCCGCTGTTCATCCAGAGCCACCTGGACTCAGGCACTAAAGCTTTCCTGAAGAAGAGCGTGGAGAAGTCCGGCTGGATGTTCACTCAGCTTTATCACTCGTTTGTCTCCACCGTCCTCAGCCCTTTGGTCTCCCGAACCTCCATCAACGG GTTTCTGGGTCGTGGCTCCATGTTCGTGTTCTCTCAGGAGCAGTTCAGGCGGCTGCTCCATATCGGCCCCGAGTGGAGAGCTGAGAGACTGCTGGACCTCGGAGCCGGGGACGGAGGCGTCACTGAGGTGATGGGAGCTCATTTTAGAGAAGTCTATGCGACTGAGGTCTCAGCTCCCATGAAGTGGCATCTTCAGAGGAGGAATTACAA ACTGCTGGGTATAGACGAGTGGCAGCAGGCGGGTTTCCAGTATGACGTGGTCAGCTGTCTGAACCTGCTGGACCGCTGTGACGATCCTCTTCACCTCCTGGAGGACATCAGGCGGACGCTTGTTCCCAACACGGGACGACTCATCCTGGCTGCGGTGCTTCCCTTCCAGCCTTACGTGGAAGTCG GAGGAAGATGGCAGCGTCCGAGAGAGCACCTCAAAGTAAAAGGAAAAACGTGGGAGGAGCAAGTCACCAACATGTCCAATGAGGTCTTCCGGAGGGCAGGGTTTGAGGTGGAGTCTGTGACGCGGTTGCCTTACCTCTGTGAAGGAGACATGTACAACGATTACTACGTTCTCGATGATGCTGTTTTTGTTCTCAAGGCCTCGGAGGAGACCACGGTGTCTGTTTACTGA
- the LOC132955349 gene encoding zinc finger and SCAN domain-containing protein 12-like → MEENSSKRNCASLPLSALRLLVPPVRLVSAAVWHTVQQKHVADYGMLEEFVSMVTDIVPELFATRQRAQLVLGLRARMILELCRFEADSELVQPHLDRVQHLIQEWVREAGAENRKVPNSEFVDLVKNLLKNPEEREHFFQKVFPEEFGPRFEDTLDTLMWTFLSRLEEFLPLQSFHQVSSMFGEVSSVLEDCMNSVSGCEELKTLLLYQKDLSRLDHNDGSLDGACIISALKLHSVDIMDARAQADVWEKPLSCTSDLERESLASLHGAPIKTDTNPEDQTSDAEVCEANWTLREEETALPGGEITPEESLLQRQEEDVCFNMKECHVQLKRLDLPLSAPSRPVRANRGLRMKKILLEEKRDLRGKITPDPKPAPRKRKTRNRTLSEACDEEDSNMSYISPISNCSEDDSWSYYSDNDSFHKTPSPSVADSWSNYSDDGSVFEPPVRTFTDEESLSSCSNEETPLVGAENVSNVKASATKKKVECFICKELINTRLRTHMKTHFPTGDYACPRCDSRFKLLMSLKQHLKRTCFEYGQREVDPEKPDQSKNLYKCDKCEEAFRYKVSLQKHNLTHHELYCSVCRKVLRDAAALARHKASHTLFQCTRCEETFTLYKPLLKHCQNIHKINKPFRCNRCSKTFSKLRVLIAHEWKHTGHLPFQCAQCSLRVKTDADLVSHQRVHTREKPYLCAECGKTFAQRSNLLRHLNLIHSESRNEKKYSCSECEKSFKEKASLKKHQRSKHFETLTQLFRHPCQYCGKMVAASTIARHKLIHTGERPFKCTVPECENYFRSTSEVKRHVLIHHTTERPYKCDDCGKGFVKKCYLNSHAKIHSGEKPFVCHCCGKAFLKLYSMHRHKRLVHTVETK, encoded by the exons ATGGAGGAGAATTCATCGAAGCGGAACT GTGCCTCTCTGCCCCTCTCCGCCCTGCGACTCCTCGTCCCCCCGGTCAGACTCGTCTCTGCGGCCGTCTGGCATACGGTCCAGCAGAAACATGTGGCTGATTATGGGATGCTTGAGGAgtttgtttccatggttacgGACATTGTTCCTGAGCTATTCGCCACTCGCCAGAGGGCCCAACTAGTCCTGGGACTCAGAGCACGG ATGATTCTGGAGCTGTGCCGGTTTGAAGCGGACTCTGAGCTGGTGCAGCCTCACCTGGACAGAGTGCAACACCTGATTCAGGAATGGGTCAGAGAG GCTGGTGCAGAAAATAGAAAAGTGCCAAACTCTGAGTTTGTGGATCTGGTTAAAAACTTGCTGAAGAATCCAGAGGAGAGGGAACACTTCTTTCAG AAAGTCTTTCCTGAAGAGTTTGGACCCAGGTTTGAAGACACTCTTGACACCTTGATGTGGACGTTTCTGTCCAGACTTGAAGAGTTTCTTCCTCTTCAAAGTTTCCATCAG gtTTCCTCCATGTTTGGCGAGGTGTCATCAGTTTTGGAGGACTGCATGAACTCTGTCTCCGGATGTGAAGAGCTCAAAACCCTGCTGCTGTATCAGAAAGACCTCAGCCGGCTGGATCACAATG atGGCTCCTTGGATGGGGCCTGCATCATTTCAGCTCTCAAACTTCACTCTGTTGACATAATGGATGCCCGAGCACAAGCTGATGTCTGGGAGAAACCGCTCTCGTGCACGTCCGACCTGGAGAGGGAGTCTTTGGCATCACTTCACGGAGCGCCGATAAAGACGGACACAAACCCCGAGGATCAGACGAGTGACGCGGAGGTCTGTGAAGCTAATTGGACTCTTCGGGAAGAGGAAACAGCCCTGCCTGGCGGAGAAATCACCCCTGAGGAAAGCCTTCTGCAAAGGCAAGAAGAGGACgtttgttttaatatgaaaGAATGTCACGTTCAGCTCAAAAGACTGGACTTGCCGCTCTCTGCGCCTTCTCGACCTGTGAGAGCAAACAGAGGGCTGAGGATGAAAAAGATTCTgttggaggagaagagagatCTCCGTGGAAAGATTACTCCTGACCCTAAACCTGCTccgagaaagagaaaaacacgcAACAGGACTCTCTCTGAGGCGTGTGACGAGGAGGATTCAAACATGTCGTATATTTCTCCCATCAGTAACTGCAGCGAAGACGACTCGTGGTCTTACTACTCCGACAACGACTCTTTCCATAAGACTCCGAGTCCGAGTGTGGCTGATTCATGGTCTAACTACTCTGATGACGGGTCTGTCTTTGAGCCTCCGGTCAGGACTTTCACTGACGAGGAGTCTTTGTCAAGCTGCTCGAATGAAGAGACGCCTTTGGTGGGTGCTGAAAATGTCTCCAATGTGAAAGCGAGCGCCACAAAAAAGAAAGTGGAGTGTTTTATCTGCAAGGAGCTCATCAACACGAGGCTGAGAACTCACATGAAAACTCACTTCCCCACCGGCGATTACGCCTGCCCTCGGTGTGACAGCAGGTTCAAACTCTTGATGTCTCTCAAGCAGCACTTAAAAAGAACCTGCTTCGAGTACGGGCAGCGGGAGGTGGATCCGGAGAAGCCGGACCAATCCAAAAACCTCTACAAGTGTGACAAATGTGAAGAAGCGTTTAGGTATAAAGTGTCCCTGCAGAAGCACAACCTGACCCACCACGAGCTGTACTGCAGCGTGTGCAGGAAGGTGTTACGGGACGCAGCAGCGTTGGCGAGGCACAAGGCGTCCCACACGTTGTTTCAGTGTACCCGCTGCGAGGAGACCTTCACGCTCTACAAGCCCTTACTCAAACACTGCCAAAACATCCACAAAATCAACAAGCCGTTCAGGTGCAACCGCTGTTCGAAAACGTTTTCCAAGCTGCGCGTTCTGATCGCTCACGAGTGGAAGCATACGGGTCACCTCCCGTTCCAGTGCGCCCAGTGCAGCTTGAGGGTGAAAACAGACGCAGATCTCGTCTCGCACCAACGAGTCCACACGAGAGAGAAGCCTTACCTGTGTGCAGAGTGCGGCAAGACTTTCGCCCAGAGGTCCAACCTGCTGCGACACTTAAACCTCATCCACAGCGAGTCCCGAAACGAGAAGAAGTACTCCTGCTCTGAGTGTGAGAAATCCTTCAAAGAGAAAGCCTCCCTGAAGAAACACCAGAGGAGCAAACACTTTGAAACCCTGACGCAGTTATTCCGCCACCCGTGTCAGTACTGTGGAAAGATGGTCGCTGCTTCTACCATCGCCAGACATAAACTAATCCACACGGGGGAGAGACCCTTCAAATGCACCGTGCCCGAATGTGAGAACTACTTCAGGTCGACCTCTGAGGTGAAGAGGCACGTCCTCATTCACCACACCACGGAGAGGCCGTATAAATGTGACGACTGTGGGAAGGGCTTCGTGAAAAAGTGTTACCTCAACAGTCATGCTAAGATTCACTCGGGAGAGAAGCCGTTTGTCTGCCACTGCTGTGGCAAAGCTTTCCTGAAGCTCTACAGCATGCATAGACACAAGAGACTGGTACATACGGTCGAAACAAAGTGA